One genomic window of Danio rerio strain Tuebingen ecotype United States chromosome 24, GRCz12tu, whole genome shotgun sequence includes the following:
- the dtx3la gene encoding E3 ubiquitin-protein ligase DTX3L1: protein MGASQSKDKMHCTRYLNGKGPPPLADTVAADIQGPNSHKKKSLIKQGSQPDGGKLEWEIERRSLPGYPDDDTIKIIFHFEDGIQSDRHPHPGHSFRGSDTAVYLPQNSSGTKTLRLLEQAFQHKLLFTVAADGNGEYIVTPADIPLKTCDSGGPASLGYPDPNYLKTVRKSLAVKGIE from the exons ATGGGAGCTTCACAGAGCAAAGATAAGATGCACTGCACCAGATACCTGAATGGAAAAGGTCCTCCACCGCTGGCTGATACAG TTGCAGCAGATATCCAAGGACCAAACAGCCACAAAAAAAAATCGTTGATTAAGCAGGGAAGTCAGCCGGACGGAGGAAAGCTGGAGTGGGAGATTGAGAGGCGCAGTTTACCTGGTTATCCTGATGATGACACCATTAAGATCATCTTTCACTTTGAGGATGGCATTCAGTCG GATCGTCATCCTCATCCGGGTCACAGTTTCAGGGGCTCAGACACAGCGGTGTATCTTCCTCAGAACAGCTCAGGGACAAAGACCCTCCGTCTGCTGGAACAGGCCTTCCAACACAAGCTGCTGTTCACAGTGGCAGCAGACGGAAATGGAGAATACATAGTGACGCCCGCAGACATCCCTCTCAAGACCTGCGATAGCGGCGGACCGGCCAG CTTGGGTTATCCAGATCCTAATTACTTGAAAACAGTGAGGAAAAGTCTGGCAGTGAAGGGCATCGAATGA
- the dtx3la gene encoding E3 ubiquitin-protein ligase DTX3L1 isoform X1, whose translation MGASQSKDKMHCTRYLNGKGPPPLADTADIQGPNSHKKKSLIKQGSQPDGGKLEWEIERRSLPGYPDDDTIKIIFHFEDGIQSDRHPHPGHSFRGSDTAVYLPQNSSGTKTLRLLEQAFQHKLLFTVAADGNGEYIVTPADIPLKTCDSGGPASLGYPDPNYLKTVRKSLAVKGIE comes from the exons ATGGGAGCTTCACAGAGCAAAGATAAGATGCACTGCACCAGATACCTGAATGGAAAAGGTCCTCCACCGCTGGCTGATACAG CAGATATCCAAGGACCAAACAGCCACAAAAAAAAATCGTTGATTAAGCAGGGAAGTCAGCCGGACGGAGGAAAGCTGGAGTGGGAGATTGAGAGGCGCAGTTTACCTGGTTATCCTGATGATGACACCATTAAGATCATCTTTCACTTTGAGGATGGCATTCAGTCG GATCGTCATCCTCATCCGGGTCACAGTTTCAGGGGCTCAGACACAGCGGTGTATCTTCCTCAGAACAGCTCAGGGACAAAGACCCTCCGTCTGCTGGAACAGGCCTTCCAACACAAGCTGCTGTTCACAGTGGCAGCAGACGGAAATGGAGAATACATAGTGACGCCCGCAGACATCCCTCTCAAGACCTGCGATAGCGGCGGACCGGCCAG CTTGGGTTATCCAGATCCTAATTACTTGAAAACAGTGAGGAAAAGTCTGGCAGTGAAGGGCATCGAATGA